The following are from one region of the Rosistilla carotiformis genome:
- a CDS encoding SDR family NAD(P)-dependent oxidoreductase gives MTTLITGASSGIGWELAKQFAAGGDDVVLVARSEEKLQKLAVEIRETHRVSATVIRSDFAETDGVDRLCERLRSDEIQIDTLVNNAGFGALGRFAELPVDRQTDMLMVNVVALTRLTRLLLPAMLATGKGGILNVGSIAAYQAGPNMSVYYASKAYVLSFTEGLREELSGTGLHVTCLEPGPTETGFGDDSGMGKLDMFSSAAMSAADVAAAGYRGYRKNDDIVIPGWKNRLMVTSAGFLPRIATRKLVAKMQSVSHAS, from the coding sequence ATGACGACATTGATCACGGGCGCTTCATCGGGTATCGGCTGGGAGCTCGCCAAGCAGTTTGCTGCTGGGGGTGACGACGTCGTGCTGGTCGCTCGCAGCGAAGAGAAGCTGCAGAAGTTGGCGGTCGAGATTCGTGAGACGCATCGCGTTTCCGCGACCGTCATCCGCAGCGACTTCGCAGAAACCGATGGAGTCGACCGGTTGTGTGAGCGACTGCGATCCGATGAGATCCAGATCGACACTCTGGTCAACAATGCTGGTTTTGGTGCGTTGGGGCGGTTTGCCGAACTGCCTGTCGACCGACAGACCGATATGTTGATGGTCAATGTCGTCGCGTTGACTCGTCTGACGCGGCTGTTGCTTCCCGCGATGTTGGCTACCGGCAAGGGAGGCATCTTGAACGTAGGTTCGATCGCCGCGTATCAAGCCGGTCCGAACATGTCGGTCTACTACGCCAGCAAAGCGTATGTGCTGTCGTTCACCGAAGGGCTTCGCGAGGAGCTTTCGGGGACGGGGCTGCATGTCACATGTCTCGAACCGGGGCCCACCGAGACAGGTTTCGGTGACGATTCGGGCATGGGCAAGCTGGATATGTTTAGTTCGGCGGCGATGTCGGCAGCGGATGTTGCCGCGGCGGGCTATCGGGGCTATCGAAAGAACGACGACATCGTGATCCCCGGTTGGAAGAATCGGCTGATGGTGACATCTGCTGGCTTTCTTCCCCGCATCGCGACACGCAAACTTGTAGCGAAGATGCAGAGCGTCTCCCACGCTTCTTAA
- a CDS encoding sulfatase, with translation MRLLAIGILLGLAAPAVAENERPNFVFILADDLGCQDLSGEGSTFYETPRIDSIANDGMRFTQGYAACQVCSPSRASIMLGTYPARHGITDWIGAASGMKWKRNDRVLPAEYEHNLPLDQTTVAEALRDAGYATFFAGKWHLGGEGSMPEDHGFDINRGGHHRGSPPGGFFSPYKNPKLTDGSAGESLPIRLADETAGFIRDSADRPFFAFLSFYSVHGPIQTTPELWKKYRDKAMAGEQPEERFLVDRTLPVRQVQDCPIYAGMMESMDNAVGILLDTLKQTGLDKNTVVIFTSDNGGVSSGDAFATSNLPFRGGKGRQWEGGIREPFYIKAPGIVSPGSRCDTPVIGTDFYPTLLQLAGLATPKAIDGVSLVPLLHGKSIPDRPLFWHYPHYGNQGGEPSSIIRDGDWKLIHYYEDGRDELYHLPNDIGEQNDLVAEQPERARQLRGQLDAWLKATGARIPQPDPRFDAAKKEQQQEQMRNKRKPALEQQHARFLEEDFQPNKDWWGSKVTRD, from the coding sequence ATGAGACTGCTTGCGATTGGAATCCTGCTGGGCTTGGCTGCCCCTGCAGTTGCAGAAAACGAACGGCCCAACTTCGTCTTCATCCTCGCCGACGATCTCGGCTGCCAAGACCTCAGTGGCGAAGGGAGCACGTTCTACGAGACGCCACGGATTGACAGCATCGCCAACGACGGGATGCGATTCACGCAGGGCTACGCCGCTTGCCAAGTCTGCAGTCCCTCGCGAGCGAGCATCATGTTGGGAACCTATCCGGCACGGCATGGGATCACCGATTGGATTGGTGCGGCCAGCGGGATGAAGTGGAAGCGCAACGATCGCGTCTTGCCAGCCGAATACGAACACAACCTTCCACTGGACCAAACAACGGTCGCCGAAGCACTACGCGACGCGGGATACGCGACGTTTTTTGCCGGCAAGTGGCATCTTGGTGGCGAGGGATCGATGCCCGAAGATCATGGATTCGACATCAATCGCGGCGGCCATCATCGCGGCAGCCCTCCCGGCGGATTCTTCTCGCCGTACAAGAACCCAAAATTGACCGACGGCTCGGCCGGAGAATCGCTGCCGATCCGCTTGGCCGACGAAACGGCTGGCTTCATCCGCGATTCGGCCGACCGTCCCTTCTTCGCTTTCCTATCGTTCTACAGCGTCCACGGCCCGATCCAAACGACGCCGGAACTTTGGAAAAAATACCGCGACAAAGCGATGGCTGGCGAGCAGCCCGAAGAACGATTCTTAGTCGATCGCACGCTCCCCGTACGGCAGGTGCAAGATTGCCCGATCTATGCTGGAATGATGGAATCGATGGACAACGCGGTCGGCATCTTGCTGGATACGCTGAAGCAGACCGGACTCGACAAAAACACCGTCGTGATCTTCACCAGCGACAACGGCGGCGTCTCCTCGGGCGACGCCTTTGCCACGTCGAACCTCCCGTTCCGCGGCGGCAAGGGCCGGCAGTGGGAAGGTGGGATCCGAGAGCCCTTCTACATCAAAGCCCCCGGGATCGTCTCCCCCGGCAGTCGCTGTGACACGCCGGTGATCGGAACCGATTTCTATCCGACCCTCTTGCAACTGGCGGGGCTCGCGACACCGAAAGCGATCGATGGCGTCAGCCTTGTGCCGCTGTTGCACGGCAAATCGATTCCCGATCGACCGCTGTTCTGGCACTACCCGCACTACGGCAACCAAGGTGGCGAACCGTCGTCGATCATCCGCGATGGAGACTGGAAACTGATCCATTATTACGAAGATGGCCGCGACGAACTCTACCACCTGCCCAACGACATCGGAGAGCAGAACGATTTGGTGGCCGAGCAGCCCGAACGGGCCAGGCAATTGCGAGGCCAATTGGATGCATGGCTGAAAGCGACAGGAGCTCGGATCCCACAACCCGATCCACGCTTCGACGCGGCGAAGAAAGAACAGCAACAGGAGCAGATGCGAAACAAACGCAAACCGGCGTTGGAACAGCAGCACGCCCGGTTCCTCGAAGAAGACTTTCAGCCCAACAAAGATTGGTGGGGCTCGAAAGTGACCCGCGATTGA
- a CDS encoding error-prone DNA polymerase — MRYAELHCKSNFSFLEGASHPAELAEQAHRLGYRALAVTDRNSLAGVVRAHTAAKDVGLKLLIGAELHFIDATPVVVWATDRASYGRLCQLLSAGRLRAEKGQCELHWQDLVDHHQGLLAGATVPSPLDRATAEAGPPQESDLRQTLGQFADLFGDRGYLLCSLQRGVDDREQLARTMQLARQVSLPLVAAGDVHYHSTQRMLIHDLVTAIRLGTTIDSIQEARFANSQRHLRSLDEIAEVFGDHAELFERSCEIADRCNFRLDELRYEYPKEDLAPDGVPAIDYLKRLVWHGAKQRYPNGVPQRLIEMLRHETQLIEELHYEAYFLTVWDAVRFARSRGILCQGRGSAANSAVCYCLGVTSINPAEMDLLFERFISRERAEAPDIDIDFEHQRREEVLQYLYEKYGRDRCGMTATVTSYRTKSAIREVGKALGVSLDCIDALAKVAERYGQDDFPDLAEKAGLPLSSDVGQRFLHLVESLRGFPRHLSQHVGGMVMTQGLLSELCPIENAAMEGRTVIQWDKDDLDELGILKVDCLSLGMLSAIHRCFDMVENHSGRALTLATIPPDDRATYDMICAADTVGVFQIESRAQMSMLPRLRPRCYYDLVIEVAIVRPGPIQGNMVHPYLQARQDPSQVKYPSEAIRGVLEKTLGVPIFQEQAMKLAVVAAGFTPGEADQLRRAMAAWRRPGVIDQFRKKLLEGMQANGFGGEFAEHVFTQIRGFGEYGFPESHAASFALLVYASAYLKCHYPAAYCASLLNSQPMGFYSAAQLVRDAQQHGVQVLPPDVNDSDWDCTLQPIDPAASGSGNSARSLAVRLGLRLVRGLAESTAQQVVDARNASGRFTGLADLTRRAGLSSAQTSQLADADALRSMSPNRRAAIWESLAQDDHPERTPLFAENESGADDEVPTSLGTLSSMQEVHADYSTLGLSLRAHPISFYREHLNELQVSRADQLPTMRDGQHVRVAGLVVLRQRPGTAKGITFVTLEDETGAMNLVLFPKVWQQFFTIARTSNFWLVHGKLENRKGVIHVIVGRLEDLSEQFDSVDIQSRDFH, encoded by the coding sequence ATGCGTTACGCCGAACTTCACTGCAAATCGAACTTCTCGTTCCTCGAAGGGGCTTCGCATCCGGCTGAACTGGCCGAGCAGGCGCATCGACTGGGCTACCGTGCGCTGGCGGTGACCGACCGCAATTCGTTGGCCGGAGTGGTCCGAGCGCACACTGCGGCCAAAGATGTCGGCCTGAAGCTGTTGATCGGTGCTGAATTGCATTTCATCGATGCGACGCCGGTTGTCGTCTGGGCCACCGATCGAGCGAGCTATGGGCGGCTGTGCCAGCTGTTGAGCGCCGGCCGCTTGCGGGCTGAAAAAGGTCAGTGCGAATTACATTGGCAAGACCTTGTCGATCATCACCAGGGGCTGTTGGCTGGAGCGACCGTTCCGTCGCCGCTGGATCGCGCGACGGCAGAGGCCGGGCCGCCGCAAGAGTCCGACCTGCGACAAACGCTGGGCCAATTTGCCGATCTGTTTGGCGACCGCGGGTATTTGTTGTGCTCGCTGCAGCGAGGCGTCGACGATCGCGAGCAGCTCGCCCGGACGATGCAACTGGCGCGGCAAGTGTCGCTGCCGCTGGTCGCCGCCGGCGACGTTCACTATCACTCGACCCAGCGGATGTTGATTCACGATCTCGTCACCGCGATCCGGCTGGGGACGACGATCGATTCGATTCAAGAGGCGCGGTTTGCCAACAGCCAACGCCATCTGCGATCGCTCGATGAAATCGCCGAGGTCTTCGGCGACCATGCGGAACTGTTCGAGCGAAGTTGCGAAATCGCCGACCGCTGCAACTTTCGGCTCGACGAACTGCGTTATGAATATCCCAAAGAAGATCTCGCCCCCGACGGCGTCCCGGCGATCGACTACCTGAAACGCCTAGTCTGGCACGGAGCCAAACAACGTTACCCCAACGGCGTTCCGCAGCGGTTGATCGAGATGCTGCGACACGAGACGCAATTGATCGAAGAGCTCCACTACGAAGCGTACTTCTTAACCGTCTGGGATGCGGTCCGGTTCGCTCGCAGCCGCGGGATCCTCTGCCAAGGCCGAGGTTCGGCGGCCAACTCCGCTGTCTGTTATTGTCTTGGTGTGACGTCGATCAACCCGGCGGAAATGGATCTGTTGTTCGAGCGATTCATCAGCCGCGAGCGTGCCGAAGCTCCCGATATCGATATCGATTTCGAGCACCAGCGCCGCGAGGAGGTGCTGCAGTATCTGTACGAAAAGTACGGCCGCGATCGCTGCGGGATGACCGCGACGGTGACGTCGTATCGTACGAAGAGTGCGATTCGCGAAGTCGGCAAAGCGTTGGGCGTGTCGCTGGATTGCATCGATGCGTTGGCCAAAGTGGCCGAACGCTACGGACAAGACGACTTCCCCGACCTGGCGGAAAAAGCTGGCTTGCCGCTGAGCAGCGACGTCGGCCAACGGTTCCTGCATCTTGTCGAATCGCTGCGTGGTTTCCCGCGGCATCTGTCGCAGCACGTCGGCGGAATGGTGATGACGCAGGGATTGTTGTCGGAGCTTTGCCCGATCGAAAACGCGGCGATGGAAGGCCGTACGGTGATCCAGTGGGACAAAGATGACCTGGACGAATTGGGGATCTTGAAAGTCGATTGCCTGTCGCTGGGGATGCTTTCGGCGATCCATCGCTGCTTCGACATGGTTGAAAATCACTCTGGCCGCGCGCTCACTTTGGCAACGATCCCACCGGACGATCGCGCGACGTATGACATGATCTGCGCCGCCGATACGGTCGGCGTTTTCCAGATCGAAAGTCGAGCTCAGATGAGCATGCTGCCGCGACTGCGTCCGCGGTGTTATTACGATCTGGTGATCGAAGTCGCGATCGTCCGTCCCGGTCCGATCCAGGGGAACATGGTCCATCCCTACCTGCAAGCTAGGCAGGATCCGTCGCAGGTAAAATATCCGAGCGAAGCGATCCGGGGTGTATTGGAGAAGACGCTGGGAGTGCCCATTTTTCAAGAGCAAGCGATGAAGCTGGCCGTTGTCGCGGCTGGGTTCACGCCGGGAGAAGCCGATCAATTGCGGCGTGCCATGGCAGCTTGGCGGCGTCCGGGAGTGATCGATCAATTCCGCAAAAAGCTGCTCGAAGGGATGCAGGCCAACGGTTTCGGCGGCGAGTTTGCCGAACACGTCTTCACGCAGATCCGCGGCTTCGGCGAATACGGCTTTCCCGAATCGCACGCCGCCAGTTTTGCGCTGCTCGTCTACGCGTCGGCTTATCTGAAGTGTCACTACCCAGCCGCCTATTGTGCTTCGCTATTGAACAGCCAGCCGATGGGATTCTATTCCGCGGCGCAATTGGTCCGCGACGCACAACAGCACGGCGTGCAGGTGCTTCCGCCCGATGTAAACGACAGCGACTGGGACTGCACGTTGCAGCCGATCGATCCGGCGGCCAGCGGCAGCGGCAACTCGGCGCGTTCGCTCGCCGTGCGGCTTGGCCTGCGATTGGTTCGCGGGCTGGCGGAGTCGACGGCGCAGCAGGTCGTCGACGCTCGCAACGCATCGGGGCGATTCACCGGCTTGGCCGACCTAACGCGACGCGCGGGGCTCAGCAGTGCGCAGACATCGCAACTGGCCGACGCCGACGCGCTGCGGTCGATGTCTCCCAACCGGCGGGCTGCGATCTGGGAATCGTTGGCGCAAGACGACCATCCCGAACGGACGCCACTGTTTGCCGAAAACGAATCGGGAGCCGACGACGAGGTCCCGACAAGCTTGGGAACACTGTCGTCGATGCAAGAGGTGCATGCCGATTACAGCACGCTGGGGCTGAGTCTGCGAGCTCATCCGATCTCGTTTTACCGCGAGCATCTGAACGAACTGCAAGTCTCTCGAGCCGACCAGTTGCCAACGATGCGCGATGGCCAACATGTCCGCGTCGCTGGGCTGGTCGTGCTGCGACAGCGGCCGGGGACCGCGAAAGGAATCACCTTCGTTACGCTGGAGGATGAAACCGGAGCGATGAACCTGGTCCTGTTCCCGAAGGTTTGGCAGCAGTTCTTTACGATCGCACGGACCAGCAACTTCTGGCTGGTCCACGGCAAACTGGAGAATCGCAAAGGCGTCATCCACGTGATCGTCGGCCGACTGGAAGATCTGTCGGAACAATTCGACAGCGTCGACATCCAGTCCCGCGATTTTCACTGA
- a CDS encoding NADP-dependent oxidoreductase → MTTSTTQATRSRQIELASRPDGMPTTSNFQLKTAELSPIGEGEFLVKNHWMSVDPYMRGRMKEGKSYVPPFQIGEPLEGGCVGEVVESRHPKFEAGTMVLGNLGWREYWKSDGAGVVMIDAQRAPAQAYLGVLGMTGMTAWVGLNKIAKLKPGSTVFVSAASGAVGSIVCQLAKAKDCRVIGSAGSPDKIDWLREQTGVDAVINYKQTDDLAGALAQHAPDGVDVYFDNVGGDHLEAAIEVMNDFGCCVECGMISTYNATEPPAAPRNLFKVIAKRLRMQGFIVRDHMDAQDEFVQEMASLIEAKKVVWEETVSEGIEQAPQAFIGLFEGENLGKQLVHIV, encoded by the coding sequence ATGACAACCAGCACCACTCAGGCCACGCGATCGCGACAGATCGAACTCGCGTCGCGTCCCGACGGGATGCCGACGACCAGCAACTTTCAACTGAAGACAGCTGAACTGTCGCCGATCGGCGAAGGGGAGTTCCTGGTCAAGAACCATTGGATGTCGGTCGATCCCTACATGCGAGGTCGGATGAAGGAGGGCAAGAGTTACGTGCCACCGTTCCAAATCGGCGAACCGTTGGAAGGTGGATGTGTTGGCGAAGTCGTAGAATCGCGGCATCCAAAATTTGAAGCCGGGACGATGGTCTTGGGGAACCTTGGTTGGCGGGAGTACTGGAAGTCCGACGGCGCGGGCGTCGTGATGATCGATGCTCAGCGAGCTCCGGCGCAGGCTTATCTTGGCGTCTTGGGAATGACGGGGATGACCGCTTGGGTCGGGCTGAACAAGATCGCCAAGCTGAAACCTGGCAGCACGGTGTTTGTCTCCGCCGCTTCGGGAGCTGTCGGTTCGATCGTCTGCCAGTTGGCTAAAGCGAAAGATTGCCGGGTGATCGGCAGCGCCGGATCGCCCGACAAGATCGACTGGCTGCGCGAGCAGACCGGCGTCGATGCTGTCATCAATTACAAACAGACCGATGATCTCGCCGGAGCGTTGGCACAGCACGCTCCCGATGGCGTCGACGTCTACTTCGACAACGTCGGCGGCGATCATCTGGAAGCGGCGATTGAGGTGATGAACGACTTTGGTTGCTGTGTCGAATGCGGAATGATCTCCACGTACAACGCGACCGAGCCGCCCGCCGCACCGCGGAACCTATTTAAAGTGATCGCCAAGCGATTGCGGATGCAAGGCTTTATCGTCCGAGATCACATGGACGCGCAGGACGAATTCGTGCAAGAGATGGCGTCGTTGATCGAGGCCAAAAAAGTCGTTTGGGAAGAGACGGTCAGCGAGGGGATCGAGCAAGCACCGCAGGCGTTCATCGGCCTGTTCGAAGGAGAGAACCTGGGCAAACAACTGGTTCACATTGTTTGA
- a CDS encoding NAD-dependent succinate-semialdehyde dehydrogenase, giving the protein MSIASINPATNQTIREFEPLNKDAVIDAIEAADKAYQSWRETTFAERQRCLLKFADLLRADADEYARMITLDMGKRISESQYEIEYCAKIAEFYANGAERFLADQPMEVSDADAYIHYEPLGVLMGVMPWNFPFYQVVRFATPNIMAGNTVLVKHASNVPQCAAAIEELYSRCGLPEGVYTNLFIPSEFVEMIVADRRVQGVSLTGSEPAGAAVAALAGKNLKRSVLELGGNDPFIVLEDADLEKTVELAVKGRMVNAGQSCVASKRFIVVEAVAERFLEGFKKQLSALQMGDPMDEQTTLSPLSTESAAVKLQEQVQSSIDAGATVVIGGDRPDREGAYFNPTILTDVTPDMPTFDQELFGPVATVYIVKDEAEAIELANRSSYGLGGSVFTADVQRGRRVAEKIETGMVFINQPTKSQAELPFGGIKNSGYGRELSHLGILEFVNKKLIHLGKK; this is encoded by the coding sequence ATGTCGATCGCCAGTATCAATCCCGCGACGAACCAGACGATCCGCGAATTCGAACCGCTGAATAAAGATGCCGTCATCGATGCGATCGAGGCTGCCGACAAGGCCTACCAATCGTGGCGAGAGACGACGTTTGCGGAGCGGCAGAGGTGCCTGTTGAAGTTCGCCGATCTGCTGCGAGCCGATGCCGACGAATATGCCCGGATGATCACCTTGGACATGGGGAAGCGGATCTCCGAGAGTCAGTACGAGATCGAATACTGTGCGAAGATCGCGGAGTTTTATGCCAACGGAGCCGAGCGTTTTCTGGCCGACCAACCGATGGAGGTCTCCGACGCCGATGCCTACATCCACTACGAACCGCTTGGCGTTTTGATGGGCGTGATGCCGTGGAACTTCCCGTTCTACCAAGTCGTCCGTTTCGCCACGCCGAACATCATGGCGGGCAATACCGTGTTGGTGAAACACGCCAGCAACGTGCCGCAGTGCGCCGCGGCGATCGAAGAACTCTACTCTCGCTGCGGATTGCCCGAGGGCGTCTACACGAATCTGTTTATCCCGTCGGAGTTTGTGGAGATGATCGTCGCGGATCGGCGGGTTCAAGGCGTCTCGTTGACCGGCAGTGAACCGGCCGGTGCCGCGGTCGCCGCGCTGGCGGGCAAGAACCTGAAGCGGAGCGTCTTGGAACTCGGTGGCAATGATCCGTTCATCGTCTTGGAGGACGCCGACCTTGAGAAAACGGTCGAACTGGCGGTCAAAGGACGGATGGTCAACGCGGGGCAGTCGTGCGTCGCGTCGAAGCGATTTATCGTCGTCGAAGCGGTTGCCGAGCGATTTCTGGAGGGCTTCAAAAAACAGCTCTCCGCGCTGCAGATGGGCGATCCGATGGACGAGCAGACGACGCTTTCGCCGCTGTCGACCGAATCGGCTGCGGTCAAGCTGCAAGAACAGGTGCAATCGTCGATCGACGCCGGAGCGACGGTGGTGATCGGAGGCGATCGGCCGGACCGCGAAGGAGCCTACTTCAACCCCACGATCCTGACCGATGTCACCCCCGACATGCCAACGTTCGATCAGGAATTGTTTGGTCCGGTTGCGACGGTCTATATCGTCAAAGACGAAGCGGAAGCGATCGAGCTGGCGAATCGTTCGTCGTACGGTCTCGGTGGCAGCGTCTTCACCGCCGACGTGCAACGCGGCCGACGCGTCGCTGAAAAGATCGAAACTGGAATGGTCTTCATCAATCAACCGACGAAGTCGCAGGCGGAACTTCCTTTCGGCGGAATCAAGAACTCCGGCTACGGTCGCGAACTGTCGCACTTGGGGATCCTGGAGTTTGTGAACAAGAAATTGATTCACCTCGGCAAAAAATAA